One Prinia subflava isolate CZ2003 ecotype Zambia chromosome 8, Cam_Psub_1.2, whole genome shotgun sequence DNA window includes the following coding sequences:
- the LOC134553504 gene encoding calcium/calmodulin-dependent protein kinase type IV-like, with product MPGSPSHSSLPQPTMPSSKNGSEFWIDGSHREAALEDFYVVGPELGRGATSVVFSCQEKGTGAPYAAKILKKTIDKKIVRTEIGVLLRLSHPNIIKLKEIFETPSEIALVLELVTGGELFDRIVERGFYSERDAAHVVKQILEAVSYLHQNGVVHRDLKPENLLYADLSPDAPLKIGDFGLSKIVDEQDTMKTVCGTPGYCAPEVLHGRPYGPEVDMWSVGVITYILLCGFEPFFDPRGDQYMYGRILTCDYEFVSPWWDEVSPNAKDLVRKLIVLDPQKRLTVQQALEHPWVTGKAAKFAHMDSTQRKLQEFNARRKLKAAMKAVVASGRLGNHGHHDCARGGRGQGGQRGPARPGRQSDQPGVTQSDHPGVSPSDHPAMLQSDHPGVSPSDHPAMLQSDQPGVSPSDHPAMLQSDHPGVSPSDHPAMLQSDHPSVSLSDHLAVLQSDHPAVPQSGHPNRFQSDHPAMSPVASVAKFQSDHPTMSPVAPVAKFQSEHPAVSPSDHSNVSPVAVFQSDHPGVSPVPRFQSDHPALSPVAPVTKFQSDHPARFQSDHPAVSPSDHSSVSPVPRFQSDHPTRVQSDHPGVSLSDHPGVSPVAPVPRFQSDHPTRVQSDHPAVSLSDHPGVSPVAPVPRFQSDHPTRVQSDHPAVSLSDHPGVSPVPRFQSDHSAVSPVSPVPRFQSDYPAMSPVSPVPRFQSDHPAVSPVAPVAVPGAGCHS from the exons GGGAGCCACCTCGGTGGTGTTCAGCTGCCAGGAGAAGGGCACGGGAGCTCCCTACGCTGCCAAGATCCTGAAGAAAACG ATCGACAAAAAGATCGTGAGGACAGAGATCGGGGTCCTGCTGCGGCTCTCGCACCCCAACATC ATCAAGCTGAAGGAGATTTTCGAGACGCCCTCGGAGATCGcgctggtgctggagctggtgaCGGGGGGAGAGCTCTTCGACAG GATCGTGGAGAGGGGCTTCTACAGCGAGCGGGACGCGGCGCACGTGGTCAAGCAGATCCTGGAGGCCGTTTCG TATTTGCACCAGAACGGGGTCGTGCACCGGGACCTGAAGCCCGAGAACCTGCTCTACGCAGACCTGTCCCCCGACGCGCCCCTCAAGATCG GTGACTTCGGGCTCTCCAAGATCGTGGATGAACAGGACACCATGAAAACCGTGTGTGGGACACCGGGGTACTGCG CCCCCGAGGTCCTGCACGGCCGCCCCTACGGCCCCGAGGTGGACATGTGGAGTGTGGGGGTCATCACCTACATCCT GCTCTGTGGCTTCGAGCCGTTCTTTGACCCGCGGGGGGATCAGTACATGTACGGCCGCATCCTCACCTGCGACTACGAGTTCGTGTCCCCCTGGTGGGACGAGGTGTCCCCGAACGCCAAGGAcctg GTCAGAAAATTGATCGTTTTGGACCCGCAGAAGAGGCTGACGGTTCAGCAGGCCCTGGAGCACCCCTGGGTCACCGGGAAGGCGGCGAAATTCGCTCACATGGACAGCACCCAGAGAAAACTGCAGGAGTTCAACGCCAGGAGGAAACTGAAG GCTGCCATGAAAGCCGTGGTGGCCTCCGGACGCTTGGGCAACCACGGCCACCACGACTGCgcccgcggcggccgcggccaggggggacagcggggcccggcccggcccggccgccaGAGTGACCAGCCCGGTGTGACCCAGAGTGACCACCCCGGTGTGTCCCCGAGTGACCACCCGGCCATGCTCCAGAGTGACCACCCTGGTGTGTCCCCGAGTGACCACCCGGCCATGCTCCAGAGTGACCAGCCTGGTGTGTCCCCAAGTGACCACCCGGCCATGCTCCAGAGTGACCACCCTGGTGTGTCCCCGAGTGACCACCCTGCCATGCTCCAGAGTGACCACCCCAGTGTGTCCCTGAGTGACCACCTGGCTGTGCTCCAGAGTGAccaccctgctgtgccccagagTGGCCACCCCAACAGGTTCCAGAGTGACCACCCCGCCATGTCCCCGGTGGCCTCAGTGGCCAAGTTCCAGAGTGACCACCCCACCATGTCCCCGGTGGCCCCAGTGGCCAAGTTCCAGAGTGAGCACCCTGCCGTGTCCCCAAGTGACCACTCCAATGTGTCCCCAGTGGCCGTGTTCCAGAGTGACCACCCTGGTGTATCCCCAGTGCCCAGGTTCCAGAGTGACCaccctgccttgtccccagtggCCCCAGTGACCAAGTTCCAGAGTGACCACCCAGCCAGGTTCCAGAGTGACCACCCCGCTGTGTCCCCGAGTGACCACTCCagtgtgtccccagtgcccaggTTCCAGAGTGACCACCCCACCAGGGTCCAGAGTGACCACCCCGGTGTGTCCCTGAGTGACCACCCCGGTGTGTCCCCAGTGGCCCCAGTGCCCAGGTTCCAGAGTGACCACCCCACCAGGGTCCAGAGTGACCACCCCGCCGTGTCCCTGAGTGACCACCCCGGTGTGTCCCCAGTGGCCCCAGTGCCCAGGTTCCAGAGTGACCACCCCACCAGGGTCCAGAGTGACCACCCCGCCGTGTCCCTGAGTGACCATCCCggtgtgtccccagtgcccaggTTCCAGAGTGACCACTCcgctgtgtccccagtgtccccagtgcccaggTTCCAGAGTGACTACCCCGccatgtccccagtgtccccagtgcccaggTTCCAGAGTGACCACCCCGCCGTGTCCCCGGTGGCCCCGGTGGCCGTGCCAGGCGCCGGCTGTCACAGTTAA
- the PWWP3A gene encoding PWWP domain-containing DNA repair factor 3A — protein MTDQEFVLCKWKRRLWPAKVLCQPEVAGSSPVATTKRMGFKAEILGLERQVSVSSANAVPLTEERIKAIASTLEQKKSVSEAVEELRYRCSLKIALDILHQTESGGQTPPAEGANPEFPRQESAPSRGFFLRSRFKKTEPEAAKRKGKPQKNCGVKDDPKTVSRAGSAAPEGSGKAPGGGTNPARAPGGGTNLSRAPGGGTNLSRAPGSGTNPARCSARDSCVAPAPDSQNCQKPDPKSSPRQEKIQSGVSCKPKAGRSQQGRKRLRDDSPEDQAQEAPEEGSPPKSGTVEASRKTGAQPGRTFLDSSCETASDELERSISSESESLAKQLDGRREAQGGKHLDGAGAASGTDRKCRNHPGSSPGPSGAFPQPQEEENQDPSQQAGSKAPDSEEDEGLEPSGTSSRRVSSESLPPLSPLADEEEENFPSVLSHREPKSFEEGMLVWCKLRRYPYWPAVVKAVKRKHRRACVLFIDGTTNEKKKGFSVSLKSLKHFDCEEKQELIERAKENYSKEIEWCLQLILDYRIRVGCHSFTGSFLEYFAADISYPVRKEGYQSVVQMAFPNTEEAGAGESSSDTSPQKPPRKLLPDRTRAARDRENKKLVEFIVKTKGAEEHLLGILKSGKESRWLKKFLSSSRYMTCVETYLEDEEQLDLVVGYLKEVYREMDTKNLHQILGDGIRFISDVLLPEAIICAIAAVDDIDYEKAEEKYIKGPPVSKRERELFDEQVLGNKKLKTEPEPAES, from the exons ATGACAGACCAAGAGTTTGTTCTCTGCAAGTGGAAGAGGCGTTTGTGGCCAGCCAAG GTTTTGTGCCAACCTGAAGTTGCTGGGAGCAGTCCCGTTGCCACCACGAAAAGGATGGGATTTAAAGCTGAAATCCTTGGCTTGGAGAGGCA GGTCAGTGTGAGCTCTGCAAACGCTGTTCCCCTCACGGAGGAGAGGATCAAGGCCATCGCCTCCACCCTGG agcaaaagaaaagcGTGAGCGAGGCCGTGGAGGAGCTGAGATATCGCTGTTCCCTTAAAATCGCCTTGGATATTCTGCACCAGACTGAGTCAGGCGGTCAAACTCCACCTGCAGAGGGAGCAAATCCCGAATTTCCCCGGCAGGAATCCGCCCCCTCCCGCGGCTTCTTCTTGCGCTCTcgctttaaaaaaacagaaccTGAGGCTGccaagaggaaaggaaaaccccaaaagaacTGTGGGGTGAAGGATGACCCCAAAACCGTGAGCAGGGCGGGTTCTGCGGCTCCTGAGGGGAGTGGAAAAGCACCTGGAGGTGGCACGAACCCTGCCAGAGCACCTGGAGGTGGCACAAACCTTTCCAGAGCACCTGGAGGTGGCACAAACCTTTCCAGAGCACCTGGAAGTGGCACAAACCCTGCCAGGTGCAGTGCCAGGGACTCGTGTGTGGCACCAGCCCCTGACAGCCAAAACTGCCAAAAACCAGACCCCAAATCGTCACCCAGACAAGAAAAAATCCAGAGTGGAGTCTCCTGTAAGCCAAAGGCTGGGAGAAGTcagcaaggaaggaaaagattGAGGGATGATTCCCCTGAGGATCAAGCACAGGAGGCTCCTGAGGAGGGGTCTCCACCTAAATCTGGCACTGTGGAAGCTTCCAGAAAGacaggagctcagcctgggagAACATTCCTGGATTCTTCCTGTGAAACTGCCTCGGATGAGCTGGAGAGAAGCATCAGCAGTGAGAGCGAGAGCCTGGCAAAGCAGCTGGATGGGAGGAGAGAGGCCCAGGGTGGAAAACACCTGGATGGGGCAGGAGCGGCCTCTGGCACAGACAGGAAATGCAGGAACCACCCTGGATCCTCCCCTGGCCCTTCTGGTGCCTTCCCTCAGcctcaggaggaggaaaaccaaGACCCCTcacagcaggctgggagcaAAGCCCCTGATTctgaggaagatgaag ggctggagccctcTGGGACATCTTCCAGGAGAGTTTCCTCGGAGAGccttcctcctctgtcccctctggccgatgaagaggaggaaaactTCCCCAGTGTCCTGTCCCATCGAG AACCCAAATCCTTCGAGGAGGGGATGCTGGTGTGGTGCAAGCTGCGGCGGTATCCGTACTGGCCAGCGGTG gtGAAAGCAGTGAAGAGGAAGCACCGGAGGGCCTGTGTGCTCTTCATAGATGGCACcacaaatgagaagaaaaaagg ttTCTCAGTGTCTCTGAAGAGCCTGAAGCACTTTGATTGTGAGGAGAAGCAGGAGCTCATT GAACGAGCCAAGGAGAACTATTCCAAGGAAATCGAGTGGTGCCTGCAGCTGATCCTGGACTATCGGATCCGAGTGG GTTGCCATTCCTTCACCGGCTCCTTCCTGGAGTATTTTGCTGCTGATATCA GCTACCCAGTGAGGAAAGAGGGCTACCAGAGCGTGGTGCAGATGGCTTTCCCAAACACAGaggaggcaggggctggagaatcCTCCTCAGACACCTCCCCACAGAAACCCCCCAGGAAGCTCCTCCCTGACAGGACCAGagctgccagggacagggagaacAAGAAGCTGGTGGAGTTCATCGTGAAGACCAAAGGGGCTGAGGAACATCTCCTGGGCATCTTGAAAAGCGGGAAGGAATCGCGCTGGCTGAAGAAATTCCTGAGTTCCAGCCGCTACATGACCTGTGTGGAGACTTACCTGGAGGACGAGGAGCAGCTGGACCTGGTGGTGGGGTACCTGAAGGAGGTGTACAGGGAGATGGACACCAAAAACCTGCACCAGATCCTGGGGGATGGCATCAGGTTCATCTCAGACGTGCTTCTACCTGAG GCCATCATCTGTGCCATTGCTGCTGTGGATGACATCGATTATgagaaggcagaagagaagTACATTAAAGGACCACCTGTGAGCAAAAG agaGAGAGAATTATTTGATGAGCAAGTGCTGGGAAACAAAAAGCTCAAGACGGAGCCGGAGCCTGCGGAGAGCTGA